One genomic window of Arachis stenosperma cultivar V10309 chromosome 10, arast.V10309.gnm1.PFL2, whole genome shotgun sequence includes the following:
- the LOC130954526 gene encoding multiple C2 domain and transmembrane region protein 14: MAENSGRKLIVEVCSAKNLMPKDGQGTASAYAVVDFDGQRRRTTTKSRDLNPQWDEKLEFIVHDKDSMASETLEVNLYNDKKLGKRSTFLGKVKISGSSVVKSGTEEIVYYPLEKRSVFSQIKGELGLKVSYVDDDPPPPPSAEADGELKAETAPPPAAESAKEEEEKEEKSEENKQDEEKKEEEQSKPPEEEQEKAKAPPDNPKPKEEAPAEAAPPQPEAEVQNLAKPQKEKLIEIIKRAENNHLSVNDHELRSLSSDRSRSTYDLVDRIPFLYVRVVKAKRANSSESGSKVYAKLVIGTHSVKTKSESEDKDWDQVFAFDKEGLNSTSLEVSVWCEEKKEGEEITENSLGTVSFDLQEVPKRVPPDSPLAPQWYTLESDTSPGNDVMLAVWIGTQADEAFQEAWQSDSGGLIPETRAKVYLSPKLWYLRVTVIQTQDLQLGSGSEPKLRSPELYVVKGQLGAQVFKTGRTSAGGSAASSSANPTWNEDLVFVAAEPFEPFLVLTVEDVSNSQTVGQAKIHVSSIERRTDVGAEPKSRWFNLSSDDESRPYTGRIHVRVCLEGGYHVIDEATHVTSDARASAKQLCKAPIGLLEVGIRGATNLLPVKTKDGTRGTTDAFAVAKYGPKWIRTRTIIDRFNPRWNEQYTWDVYDPCTVLTIGVFDNGRYKRSEEGKLNKDVRLGKIRVRLSTLDTNRVYVHSYSLTVLLPSGAKKMGEIEIAVRFSCSSWLSLMQAYTSPILPRMHYVKPFGPAQQDILRHMAMRIVTARLARSEPPLGHEVVQFMLDSDTHVWSMRRSKANWFRVISCISRAASLARWFDGIRRWVHPPTTILMHVLLLAIVFCPSLVLPTAFMYCFLILLLRFRYRQRVPQSMDPRVSCVDMVSLDELDEEFDGFPTTRSPEVVRIRYDRVRALAGRAQTLLGDVAAQGERLEALFSWRDPRATAMFAVLCFVLSLVFYVVPFKGFVLGAGFYYFRHPRFRDDMPSVSANFYRRLPSLSDQII; this comes from the coding sequence ATGGCGGAAAATTCCGGCAGGAAGCTTATCGTGGAGGTTTGCAGCGCCAAGAATTTGATGCCGAAAGATGGCCAAGGAACCGCAAGTGCTTATGCCGTTGTGGATTTCGATGGCCAGAGAAGAAGAACGACTACCAAATCCAGAGATCTCAACCCTCAATGGGACGAGAAGCTCGAGTTTATTGTTCATGATAAAGATTCAATGGCTTCAGAGACGTTAGAGGTCAATCTCTATAACGATAAGAAGCTGGGGAAGCGAAGCACTTTTCTCGGAAAAGTGAAAATCTCAGGAAGCAGTGTTGTGAAGTCTGGTACAGAAGAGATTGTGTACTATCCGTTGGAGAAGAGAAGCGTGTTCTCTCAGATCAAaggagagttaggactcaaaGTCTCTTACGTTGACGATGATCCACCGCCGCCGCCGTCAGCGGAGGCCGATGGCGAGCTGAAGGCAGAGACCGCACCTCCGCCTGCGGCGGAGAGcgcaaaagaagaagaggagaaagaagaaaaatcaGAAGAGAATAAGCAGGacgaggagaagaaggaagaagaacaaagcaaACCTCCTGAAGAAGAACAGGAAAAGGCGAAAGCTCCACCGGATAATCCAAAGCCAAAGGAGGAGGCTCCGGCAGAGGCGGCACCACCACAACCGGAGGCAGAAGTGCAGAATCTGGCAAAACCACAAAAGGAGAAGCTTATTGAGATAATAAAGCGAGCTGAGAATAATCATCTGAGCGTGAACGATCACGAACTACGGTCTTTGAGCAGCGATCGTAGTCGCAGCACTTACGATCTTGTGGATCGCATTCCATTCCTCTACGTTCGCGTGGTGAAGGCAAAGCGAGCAAACAGCAGTGAAAGCGGTTCAAAGGTTTATGCGAAGCTCGTGATCGGAACACACAGTGTGAAGACCAAGAGTGAAAGTGAAGACAAAGACTGGGATCAGGTTTTTGCTTTTGATAAAGAAGGACTCAATTCCACGTCGTTGGAGGTTTCAGTGTGGTGCGaggaaaagaaagaaggtgAAGAGATCACCGAGAATTCACTCGGAACGGTGTCGTTTGATTTGCAAGAAGTGCCTAAGCGTGTGCCGCCGGACAGTCCTTTGGCTCCCCAATGGTACACTCTGGAATCTGATACGTCGCCAGGAAATGACGTCATGCTGGCCGTGTGGATCGGGACGCAGGCTGACGAAGCGTTTCAAGAGGCGTGGCAGTCTGATTCCGGCGGTTTAATACCGGAGACTAGAGCTAAAGTGTATCTTTCCCCAAAGCTTTGGTATCTGAGAGTAACGGTCATCCAGACGCAGGACTTGCAGCTAGGTTCGGGATCCGAGCCTAAGCTTAGGAGTCCAGAGCTTTACGTAGTGAAGGGTCAACTCGGCGCACAGGTTTTCAAGACTGGAAGAACATCGGCTGGCGGCTCAGCAGCGTCAAGCTCGGCTAACCCAACATGGAATGAAGACCTTGTATTTGTTGCAGCTGAGCCGTTTGAGCCTTTCTTGGTTTTAACGGTGGAGGACGTGTCAAACTCCCAAACCGTTGGCCAAGCCAAAATCCACGTGTCATCAATCGAACGGCGGACAGATGTTGGAGCGGAGCCAAAGTCAAGATGGTTCAATTTATCTAGTGATGACGAGTCCCGTCCCTACACGGGAAGGATTCACGTTCGGGTGTGCCTGGAAGGAGGCTATCACGTGATCGACGAAGCAACTCACGTGACTAGCGACGCTCGTGCATCGGCCAAACAACTATGCAAGGCTCCAATTGGTTTGCTTGAGGTGGGAATTCGCGGCGCCACTAACCTCCTCCCCGTGAAGACCAAGGACGGAACACGTGGCACTACCGATGCTTTCGCGGTGGCCAAATATGGACCCAAGTGGATCCGAACCCGAACCATCATTGACCGGTTTAACCCGCGATGGAATGAACAATACACATGGGATGTTTATGACCCTTGCACAGTCCTCACAATTGGTGTGTTCGATAACGGAAGGTACAAGCGTTCTGAAGAGGGGAAGCTGAATAAAGATGTTAGGTTGGGGAAAATTCGCGTGCGTTTGTCCACGTTGGATACCAACCGGGTTTACGTTCATTCCTACTCTCTAACCGTTTTGCTGCCAAGTGGAGCCAAGAAGATGGGAGAGATAGAAATTGCAGTTAGATTTTCATGCTCGTCGTGGTTGAGTTTAATGCAGGCCTACACAAGCCCAATTCTTCCAAGAATGCATTATGTGAAACCATTCGGCCCAGCCCAACAAGATATTCTACGTCACATGGCTATGAGGATCGTGACGGCTCGACTGGCCCGGTCTGAACCGCCCTTGGGTCATGAGGTGGTTCAGTTCATGTTAGATTCAGACACTCACGTGTGGAGCATGAGACGAAGCAAGGCGAATTGGTTCAGGGTGATTAGTTGCATCTCACGCGCCGCGTCTCTGGCGCGTTGGTTTGACGGGATCCGAAGGTGGGTGCATCCTCCCACTACTATTCTAATGCACGTGCTTCTTTTGGCAATAGTCTTCTGCCCTTCTCTCGTTCTACCCACTGCATTCATGtattgcttcttgattcttCTGTTGAGATTCCGTTACCGGCAGAGGGTCCCACAGAGCATGGATCCGAGGGTTTCGTGTGTGGACATGGTGAGTTTGGACGAGCTGGATGAGGAGTTTGACGGGTTTCCGACGACGAGGTCCCCGGAGGTGGTGCGGATCAGGTACGATAGGGTGCGGGCGCTTGCGGGGAGGGCGCAGACTTTGCTTGGTGACGTGGCAGCTCAGGGAGAGCGATTGGAAGCTCTGTTCAGTTGGCGGGACCCAAGGGCGACGGCGATGTTTGCCGTTTTGTGCTTCGTGTTGTCGTTGGTGTTCTACGTGGTGCCGTTTAAAGGTTTTGTTTTGGGAGCTGGTTTCTATTACTTTCGCCATCCAAGGTTTCGTGATGACATGCCTTCCGTTTCTGCCAACTTTTATAGAAGACTTCCTTCTCTTTCTGATCAGATTATCTGA